The Sesamum indicum cultivar Zhongzhi No. 13 linkage group LG9, S_indicum_v1.0, whole genome shotgun sequence genome segment taacaccagaaaaaaattactattaactacaatattagtaattatagttaaaaattatggtaatgactactattaataattgttaaataaaattgatggaaaaaactaattttttcattatgaaaaattattttccatgGCTAAGAGCTATatatggtcaaaatatttgccatgaaAAATGTTTTAACCACCCTCGCAAAAGTCACGCCAACAACCATTGCCTGGTTGTGgttaataactatttgctatgactatttattatcaatcatgGTCATTAACTACAGTTAAATGCTATAATTCTTCTAGtgttagaaaataaacaagttaatattatattaaaataattttactatataaaaaaaaattaaaaatcttattagtaaaaatattcatcaaacaagaacaaaaatatttttaattaataaagatattcatcaaaatgagtattgtgcatttattttaaattattcagcTTAACTAATATAAAAGTTGCTACTAATGATTGATGACGTAgtagttttttttatgatttggttatctttttctagaaaattatataccGGTATTATCAatgggaagaaaaaaagaattagagaaaaattatatatgtggataatagagtaaataaaaataaaatatatatatttttgtctttctgGCCAAACAAAATTGGACgaaaaaagtgaaagtatatttatatatatttagtccaaaatattttttactttcacttttttcatccaattttggactaaaaaaatagacacCAAAAGGGTTTCATATATATCCAGTTCTATTTCCTTCCAATTATTCTCCCTAACCAAACACCGACTTTTTTCCATacatttattgttattttatttttcttatacacCAACTTTTCGCCCTAACCAAACGAACCCTAAAAGTTGAGTCTGGGGGCAATTAACTTTAAGAGTTGTCTTTGCTATTCGATATGTGATCATGATAAGTATATAGAAAGCTGGATACGAGACCGTATGGGGTTAGAGCAGCTTTCCTTAGAGCAGAATCGAAACAAAAGACGTCAAAGGTGGACTATTTACCGTCCTATATAGACGAGATGGCTGTGATTGCTAAGGAGTAAGTGTGAAATAAGACTGTTACTTATGACTTAGCAAGAGTATCCTAGACGAACCCGACAATTGCTCCATCTAAAAACACTCAAGGTGACTTGTTCGCTGCATAAATATAAAGGAATATAGGAATAGATAAGGTACGGACAAGTAGGTAATAGCAAAGGGAAGCCTTGGCCCCTCTTTGATGGACGACAAAGCTAGATTCGGACGTTGGTTCGAGGCCTCATGTAGTCCCAGTACTTTACGCTATAGTCCTAATGCTCGTACCTAGCAGCCTAGCTCCCAGAACTACTTTGTTTAGGATGGCTGAGTAGCTCATTCGTGTTTTTGGCAATTGAAGAAGTGATCTTCCAAACAAAATTATGGAAAGAACACTTTCGCTAATTTAAagtcttttcactttttgtcccattagttatgagatttttattttttgttttataactttaaaaaagcAGCCTCTTTGATCCCGACACCTTTTcgttagatattttaataaaaaatgttatgtACGTGGCATGTGATCATTAAGATTTTTATACCTTTGATCCCATTAGTTACGGATTATATACTTTTGTTCTATAAGCTatgaaattcttattttttgtcctataatttttaaaaagtagcacttttgatcccatgtACTTAACAACCATGTGACCTTTTTctctaaatatttaacaaaaagtggttatggaataaaaaatgctactttttagaagttatgggaccaaaagtaagAATCCTGTAATCAACGGtatcaaaaatgaaaaaagattctaaattataggaccaaaaatgctatttctccacaaaatcattataaaatattttaaaatttaaccaTGAAATCTATCAATCCATACACAATGTACTTTATTTTGAATCCAAAAATAGCATTTGTAAGTCTAAATATTGCGAGATCCCGCGGATGTCCAGAAATGAGAACAGAGGCACAGTACAACAACGATCATACATTTGCTGTCTGATAAACAACAGTTTCTGTTAATACATCGAGTCCGTACATCATAAAACGTAAAGGGAACTTACAACATTCATGACAACATGAGCAAACATGTGCAAACCTAAATGTCGACAATCGCCAGAGAAAGAGAAATCTCTTGAATGCTCCGTTTGGCCACAGTCGACTTTCCTGATATGAACTTATGCAGACGTTCAGACATATTTGCTATGACTGATCATAAGCAACATTCACGTCTAAATTAGGAATCTTGACAGCAGCAACAATAGTTTCCTTCGGTTAACAATGCACTATATACAGCTTCACTCGGAAAATCccttgtttctttgtttttgcaaCTAGGTGGAAACTGCAACACATGCTATGATTTCACAACTTTCCGGTTGAAAACGGGATAGTAAGTATCAAGCTCGAGTTGTTCTAGGATTTGCTGTGTTCTCCATAGATAAGAGGAGTGACCCTCGATGACTTCAGTTACGTCAACCTGTTTGGGTCGAACGGGAAGGGGCATGGGAAAAGTCAAAAGTTGTACGTATGACTATTTGGAATAATTGCATTGACACTCCTCAGGTTTAAACGTACTATTATAAAGGAATTCCTCgtttttgaaaaactacatcgATGCCGGTGTAATCATGTTTGACATGCATATTTCTTGACCGTGGGCCATGCAGTGTAATTTTAAGGAAAACAACGgagatttttgtaatatgcCTAAACCTCAAGGGTGTAAacgtaattatatttaccattTTGTAGCATAAAATGATCATTAAAAACAGCAAAAGATCAAATACGAAGCACTGTAGAAATGACATACGTTTTCAATGCCAGGGACATTGACGGGTTGAATTCCAGCCAATCCTTGGGTGAGAAGACTGTGGAAACGTAGAGCATGGCAACGTTAAATCAAAAGTTCAAGGGGAATATGTAAAAGAATGTGCAAGAAGAGAATCCCACTTTCATTTCAGAAGAatagtgaaaaatatttgaaacttcTGGTTTCGAATTGTAAGAGATGCATACTTCGCACGAAATGCAATTCCAAGCATCCAATCATTTGTGGAATATGCATTCACATATCTCCCAGCCACCACCTGCAGAGAATAGACAACTGTCATCTCCAAACTGCATTGAGACCCTAAGTGAGAAGGGTGTTTAttacttgaaaaaattagaaagataAGATTTTATGAGCCAAAAAGTCGTTTACGACTACCTTTCGAGTAGCTTCCCAGTCCATGTCTTTAATGGCTATGGGAGCTCCAAGAAGAACAACTCTTTCCACAATTCCAGCTGAGGAAAATCCAAAACAAGAATCAGTTTGCAGAACATGTCACTTGAATTCCCTTAATATGCCtaacaccccccccccccccccaccccccacccccaaagGAAAACAAANNNNNNNNNNNNNNNNNNNNNNNNNNNAAATCCCAATCGCCAAAGGAAGAATGACCAAATCTGAAACATTAGACAAAATTAAACACACGCTGCCAGTAGTTTGATGGTCGGGGTTGTCATTTAGAGTAAATCAGTcaagaagagaaaaacaaaagtcaAATTTGTCCCAGGGACCGAAATAGTAGAGTTGGgaaatatattagaaaagtCTGATCTGCAAAGCGGCAAGAACAGCATTTTGGATATTGGAATGTACAGTTGGAAACTAAGTTGTATCTGACTGAGAATCCAAAGTTAGCAGAGGATCGTACTCATAAGGTTGAGTTACATTCACTGAATCAATATCGAAATAAAAGAATGCAAACTTCACATAAGAACAATGCCGCAAGCAATCTCTGATGGTCATCTTTACTTTCCCCTGCAGTCCTACACTGTGAGAGAACGCTTACCATTAGCTTCACTTTCAGACAAAATCTGGAGGCACCTGAAGATCACCCTTGCTCCAAGAGAGAAACCTACAAGTGTCACGGGCCTGGAAATTTGAGGATGACCGTTAATTTAAATGGAATATCTGTGGAACCTCAATCTATTGGAATGGAGTTGAGTAACAATTATTTGTGgtttctttttcagttggtCTACCTCTGCCCTTGCAATCCTTTCAGTAATACTTCAGCAAGAAGCTTCCCTGCTTTATCAGACCTACAAAATATGGCAGCAGGTCAGAGtttttcaaacaagaaaaataatgttagAAGAGAAAGGACAACCGTGAATGAAGTATTTAGACAAAATAGCAAGCTGGAACCTATCTACGACTCCGTCAAATGCTAAAATTTACACACATCCAGCTAATAGAATCTCAAGCCCCCAACCAGCAaacaataaaagtaaaataaataaagggaaaggaaaattaataaagaaaattattttggcgAGACTTGTTTCCCAACATATAACTTCAATCTTGGTATCAAAAGTAACCCAGCTAGAGGATATCTGAAAATCTTTCCAGCCTTCTTTTCTTACTGTGACAAATCaggtaatataaatattagtctGTAGTTTCTCCCCCTTCCATCATAATTCATAAGTACCTTCCTGACAGTAAAGTAAGAAGGAAAACCTGTTCAAGGCAATTGACCATTTGCTGTCAATAAAATCCGTAACAACAAGCAACGTTGCTGGCCAGGCCAGTGCCGTCAAAAGACTGCTTAGTACAGTCATCATAGCACCTTGTTTCATCAATTCCATGGCAATTCCTGCAGCAAGAAGTAaccatgtttattttattgggCAATCTCCAGGGAATATAGCTAATAATGCTTCATATTCAGCTGCATGAAAAAATCCTTTACTTGAAGTAAGATAGTCTTGAATAGCGGTGCTTACAGCGATCAGATGCTTGGACTCCCACTGCAGTACATACCTTAAAAAGATTACAAGTTAAAAAAGGAATGTCAACATCATGAAACATGTTAGGTGAACATTGTAAACTTATACCATCCATGCTGTGAGAAGACTGACTTGTGAAACGCTGAATTTGGTGTTTATTGGTTTTTTGCCAAgttattcaatttctttatcaGGACAGGACCCAACCAATGTAGTAACTTCTAGAACTTTGTTGAAGATAAAGGAAATATAGGCATGTCAAATTTGTTATACTCAACCACTACTGCAAGGTGAAATCTAAATAAGGAAAAGTATAAGATGAGACTCTACATCACTTATGAGAATGAAAGTACAGGAACAAGGTGGTTACCTTTCCAAGTTATCATGTTGCCCCTCCCAAGGTCTTACAAAGTCTTCTTcctcaaaaacaaatccaGATACTGAAATCTCAACCCCTAATCGCTGACAAGAAACCACAAAGAGGAAACGGACGCAAAGGCACATAGACACATTTCAGCAACATAACAAGGTAAAGAAAACAGTTAATGCATTGCTATAAGCTCAGCAGCAATGACCCATTCACATTAACAAGACAAAAGGAAGATAAGGCATGAAAATATATCCAAAGCTTTTCTTTACTTTCTAATTTACACAAAGCTAAAACCTCACTCCTTGGTTATGGTTTTCCCCTATTGCTTTGAACTCAAATTCATCAACTTCTCCAATTCTCCTAGCCATTTTGCTCCCTGTAAGTCCAGCTCCAGCAGCTGGTTCAATTAAAAGTTAACAAGATATAGATGGATAACAAAATAGTATATATGCAATCATTTTCTAATGTAGAGAGCCCATTCAAATTGCTCCCCTGAAGCAAGCAAGGATTGAAGAAGCAAATGCACCCTAGAAAGGTCTAACTCAGAAAGAAACTCCATTGCTGTGGCTGAAtgtagttaaataaattaaactgcATCCTGTACCTACCACCCAATGAAGCTGCAACTGCGACAGAACCTGCAACACTTCCAGCAGCAGTAGCAACAGCAGCAAACCCACTTGCTCCAATAACAGGGATAATAGTCCCCAATGTAGGTGCTAAAGCACCGAATCCAGCAGCAATTGCAGGAGCAGCTAAACCTGTTCAAATATGATGTAAACAAACCCACAACCAAAACTTACAACTTACGGAAAAAATTTGAGAAGCTTGCTGGTCACCTGGAAATGCAAAACAATAAGAAAGATAGAGTATGACATACCTCCAGTGATTGCCATCAAGGCTCCTCCAGTTAAAGCAGCAGCACCAATGATACCTCCACGTTTCAATTTAGCCCATGAGCTTTCTGGTGAACCGGCTACTTCTTTCGATGAGTCCACTTTTAGAAGAGCCATCACAGAACAAGCAATCATGGTTTCAATGGCTTCCTGCAAAAagatcatttcttttttcattatgaaataatagCAAACATGTGAAAGGATCCAAAGTCATATCAGTATAAAAGACAGGCAGTTAAAAAAGCAAAGATCTGTCAACAGCATCTGATGATAAAGCTTGGAGCTAAGAGGAGTAGACATGACTTAGCGTGAAGTCAAAAGATTTAATTTGAGTGTGCGTCAATGTGAACATTCTCTGAGATGGGTGATAAAATGAGAACTCAAAGACCAAGACAAGCATATTTCTGAGATGGAACTATGAGATGTAACAGCCTAATTTCCTCACGTATTTCGCTCTTAGAATATTAAGGGAAAACATCAATAACAGGACACACTTTCCTTAGGAAGAGCTGTCAATTCAATATCAATTCTTGATTTCCTCCCAGAAGAATGACCAGGGAActtaagaaaagaataaaatattccTACACTTAAATTCAACTGCATAAACATCCTTATACGTAAAAAAACATAGGGTAAAGAATAACCAAGATTTACTCATATGTATCCAGTATCTGCATGAGATATTTCTTCTCCAATCTGAGTAAGCTTTTAGGCAATTTTATCAGCCTGATAGCAGTTTTTACGGATTATAGTGACCTAAATGTATTTCTTTGCTTTGTGTTTCAAAGATTTAATTGCACATATGCAGTTCAATTTAACTTGGACGGAACCAAATACCAAATAGTTCCAGAGAATCACTAACATCTCCAACAATGAGAACAATATGAGGCACACAGTTAACATCTTCTCTTTACTCTTCAGCCGTAAGTTGCTATTACTACACATGCATTCCTTGGCTAATCCATAAGGGATAGTGCAAAGCACTGCGAAATCCATCCGTTAACAGTTTAACATATAACAATATCCCACAAAAAGTCCCAAAGACAGACTTAAAATAGATTAATGGAATAAAGCTAAACACATCAAACATGCGCGCAAGCGTGAAAACATACCATTTTTTTCCACTTGACATCGAACCAGGTAGCTAGCAACCTCAATGCCACACGATGCCTGGCATCATAGCCCTTTCTTCCCCTGGTGAATTTCTTATTGTCTTCAGGGGTATCAGCTAGACAAGCTGAAAGAAGTTCATATAGCACTGTCAGTTTCCTTGGGTAACTAAGCATTGTTACCTCTTCCAGTGGTTTTCCAGCAGACTCTTTCATGGATTCTGCAGGGGCTTCCTCTACAATAGATGTAATAGCATTTATTTCCTGCCGACGATCACTAGGTGTATTACCCTCTCTAGGTTCTGACTCTAGCTTCTTATCGGGAGGTGCGAACTTCTCCCTGCAAGCATTTTCATATTCACGCTGCTTTTCCTTTTTGGACTTATAATCATCAGGGCTCTTTTCCATGCTCAAACACATAGCATCTATAGCAGCTGCTAAAGCCAGTTCCTTATCAACAATTTCTTCAGATATGTTGCCACTTTCCTCAGAGAGTAACCTTAGAAACTGATAATAGAGCAATGGTTTCATCATTAGATATCATATCCATTCATGCTGCTACATATCCTCGGCACTTGATAAACTATATAAGTTCGACAGTAACCTCAGCAGCTATGGATTCCTAATGCACATAGCAAGCCATACACTCAAGTTTCTAACACCACACCAAGAGGACTTTTACAAATATTGAGATATTATGGATGATGCCATGCAGAGCataaatttatcacaaaagaATGATGGTCCCAGGCTTGTGAAATAGGATGACCTTCAGAAAAAAGTACACTTCCCAAaagtaaaatactaaaaataaaatgccgTGAACTTTGTTAGGCAAACTTGGATTGCTCTATCTGAAATTCTGGCATGCTTAAAATAAAGATGCACTGCTGACTAAGAATACACAATCAGCAAGAACAAGATCGGTATTCCGATTCCCTTAAATAGTAACATGAACTTCACTTACAACCCAACGAGTtctatgtatatttatatgatacAAAAATCTTGAAACAACAAAGTTCGACATcgattaatgaaatatttccTAGGATTAAGTTTGCAACTAACTCAACCACATTTGGCATAGCCCATTTTCTGCCAAATCGAAATAATCCATTGCTTTTACTCCAAAATGTAAATCTGCGCATTACCACACCTATTTTCTGAAGAACAGGCTCTTGAGGCGGAAAAACAAACTAGTAAGATCAAAACCTTCAGATAGAAATTAAATGAGAAGACAATatgtaagaaagaaaagaactaACAGCTCCAACATGATGCTTGGCTGGTGAGTACGCCACAGTTTCCTCCAGCGCCCCCCAAGCTCTGCTATCAATTTCTAGAAACCTATAATTACATACCAAAAGTCACCTATTTCCGCATATACTTgcataaatacacaaaaacaaagaagaatgTTTGGTACTTGAAGACGGGCCGAAGAAGGCCGGCGGACTGGTGAACCCACAGCTGGGGGTCATCAGACACAAAATCAGAACTACTGCTAGTGCTGACGCGTTCCTCCGGCGGGTCGCTGCCGTCGTCGTCGTCGTGGGAGGGAAACCCCAAAGGGTGAATCTGGTGGAGCTGAGCCTGGTGTAGGGCCAGAGCGAACAGTGCTCCGGCAGCGTACTTCTGCGTCGACGTCAACGTCGACGAAGATGACGACATCCCCCTTCTTCCGCTCCTTATTTCTAGCTCAAAATCAGCAAAAGCATGAATTATATTTGCATCCCAGAAATGAAATCACTCGGgcaatttatcaaatattagatatatggTACTCCGCTGAAAAATTTTACTCGGACGGGCGGCTCTTTCAGTCTTCGTTCTTGTTTTTCATTCTCGCCTTTCCCTTTGCTCTTCGACAGTTGAACTGTTGAAGGAATTAAGGCAGCACTACGGCGTCGTATAGCAATACATGTGATGTGTTCTTTGTTCGTACATGTGATGTTGGAATAtgcattttcctttttaggaataattattacactctcctctctaacatttgatgtaattatatattttttatattgtaattttaaaaattatattaaatgtcACTCGTAATATCACACCACTCTCTCAAATGTGTTTTTAACGATTACATTCCCCTATCTTTAGATTTAGTGTAAATATacatagattttttataatttgaaaaattatttctaatatttctaaaatttatttttatctaataaataactttattcgttagtcaaaattacaacatttactgatattaacaaaaaattagaaaaaaattatatttaccttcaattgacttattattgatttattacaagtcaaataaatatttttatgatcaaattagaCCCATAtgtcttcacacgttaatgcatgtgatgaggcatctttcactgttataaaagtagtatattaacaaaaaattagaaaaaaattatatttaccttcaattgacttattattgatttattacaagtcaaataaatatttttatgatcaaattagaCCCATAtgtcttcacacgttaatgcatgtgatgaggcatatttcactgttataagagtggttttattagaaaaaacaaGTCAATAATAAAGTCAATTAAGAGTATATatccattttcattcaattttttttgttaataccaacaaatttagtcacatttaatatttatatatattttatatttataaagaaaaaaatataatatatatatatatatagagagagagagagagggggtgTGAAGTTAACCTAAAGCAATGAGCAACATACCCACTACAGGCCAAACAACTACAGGAAGTGTAATGAACAacacatcattatattttctttccttacaagtataaaattattacataaaaatgtttaataaccagtaaaattaaaatttatgtgattttttattaacattaaCATTTCTTTTCCAAACCATAATAAAAAGAGTCAGGTGGAAACAATGCTTTTTTTTAGGGAGTGtaagtataaatttgaaacttttttgggtaaaaatgtaatttccatTTTTAAGGAAGGTCCAAGTGAATTAAcccctaaaaaaaattaaacatacacACATCGAATGTACTGAGATCGCTACTTTCATACACCTAGTTTACATACTTGATGGCCAAAAAAGAGTAGACCTCAAAACACACTACTCTATACAGCAAAAAACAACCACTATTTCCAATCATCAGCAGCTAGTTAACAACACTTCTCCACAAACACCCCAAAACCCTCCCACACTCTTGATGGCTTCAATATCTGCAGAAAGGTTGCATTTCTTCCACTATATCTTCGCACTACTATTATCTCAGGCTCAGCAATGCTTAGGCCTTTCAGATTCTCTGTTCAGTAAGTTATATGAAACTCATACAAGGTACAAACAGGTAATCACTAATCAGTGTAGAGAAGTGCAGTTAGCTACTCTCTACCTGCCTAATAACAATGGTTACAAAGAGTCTCACCGTACTGGTAGACCGTTGATTGCCCTGCGCCCTTCAGCATTTGGAAAGAGAATTAGAGGAAAGCAGAGATCTACTACCACAAGAGCTTTATACCATCACAAGAAACCTCATCAAGTGCAAATCTGCAGACCTCAGTTGAGATGGAAGAACTTCATTGCCTTTGCGGGAAAAAGTACAGTGGCAGATGAAATACACAAAACGAATaacatgtttgtttttaaaatagacCTACAAGagttactaatatatatttgaattactCACTACGCGGCTCATGATCCTTAGGTTAAGTGGATGCGTACTACAAATCTACACCCACAAAGTTTACTGtaacatttaattatacaaaaaattatctgCAATGGATTGCTGGGTGACTAAGCCGTTATGGGTGTAGGTAAT includes the following:
- the LOC105171106 gene encoding transmembrane and coiled-coil domain-containing protein 4-like, with protein sequence MSSSSSTLTSTQKYAAGALFALALHQAQLHQIHPLGFPSHDDDDGSDPPEERVSTSSSSDFVSDDPQLWVHQSAGLLRPVFKFLEIDSRAWGALEETVAYSPAKHHVGAFLRLLSEESGNISEEIVDKELALAAAIDAMCLSMEKSPDDYKSKKEKQREYENACREKFAPPDKKLESEPREGNTPSDRRQEINAITSIVEEAPAESMKESAGKPLEEVTMLSYPRKLTVLYELLSACLADTPEDNKKFTRGRKGYDARHRVALRLLATWFDVKWKKMEAIETMIACSVMALLKVDSSKEVAGSPESSWAKLKRGGIIGAAALTGGALMAITGGLAAPAIAAGFGALAPTLGTIIPVIGASGFAAVATAAGSVAGSVAVAASLGAAGAGLTGSKMARRIGEVDEFEFKAIGENHNQGRLGVEISVSGFVFEEEDFVRPWEGQHDNLERYVLQWESKHLIAVSTAIQDYLTSRIAMELMKQGAMMTVLSSLLTALAWPATLLVVTDFIDSKWSIALNRSDKAGKLLAEVLLKGLQGQRPVTLVGFSLGARVIFRCLQILSESEANAGIVERVVLLGAPIAIKDMDWEATRKVVAGRYVNAYSTNDWMLGIAFRANLLTQGLAGIQPVNVPGIENVDVTEVIEGHSSYLWRTQQILEQLELDTYYPVFNRKVVKS